A portion of the Flavobacterium magnum genome contains these proteins:
- the era gene encoding GTPase Era has protein sequence MAHKAGFVNIIGNPNVGKSTLMNAFVGERLSIITSKAQTTRHRILGIVNGEDFQVVLSDTPGIIKPAYEMQESMMNFVKSAFEDADILIYMVEIGEKELKDDAFFNKIIHAKIPVLLLLNKIDNSHQEQLEEQVGFWKEKVPNAEIFPISALKNFNVPEVFGRILELLPESPPFYPKDQLTDKPERFFVNETIREKILLNYNKEIPYAVEIETEEFLEDDDIIRIRALIMVERDTQKGIIIGHKGAALKKVGVESRAELEKFFGKQIHIELYVKVNKNWRSDARQLRRFGYNQ, from the coding sequence ATGGCACACAAAGCAGGCTTCGTCAACATCATCGGAAATCCAAACGTAGGAAAGTCTACCCTCATGAACGCATTCGTCGGCGAACGGCTTTCCATCATCACCTCTAAGGCACAGACCACGCGGCACCGCATCCTCGGCATCGTCAATGGGGAGGATTTTCAGGTGGTGCTTTCCGATACGCCGGGAATTATCAAACCCGCTTATGAGATGCAGGAATCGATGATGAACTTCGTCAAATCGGCATTTGAAGACGCAGACATATTGATCTACATGGTCGAGATAGGCGAGAAGGAACTTAAGGATGATGCCTTCTTCAATAAAATCATCCACGCTAAAATCCCGGTGTTGCTGCTGCTCAACAAGATTGACAATTCGCACCAGGAGCAGCTCGAGGAGCAGGTCGGCTTCTGGAAAGAAAAAGTGCCCAATGCCGAAATCTTCCCAATTTCCGCGTTGAAAAACTTCAATGTCCCGGAAGTTTTCGGGCGTATACTGGAGCTGTTGCCGGAGTCTCCGCCATTTTACCCGAAAGACCAGCTTACCGATAAGCCGGAACGTTTTTTCGTCAATGAAACCATCCGCGAGAAAATCCTGCTGAACTACAACAAGGAAATCCCGTATGCTGTGGAAATCGAGACCGAGGAATTCCTTGAAGATGATGACATCATCCGTATCCGCGCCTTGATCATGGTCGAGCGCGACACCCAGAAAGGCATCATCATCGGGCACAAGGGCGCCGCTTTGAAGAAGGTCGGGGTGGAGTCACGCGCGGAACTCGAAAAATTCTTCGGCAAGCAAATCCATATCGAATTGTACGTCAAGGTCAACAAGAACTGGCGCAGCGACGCAAGGCAGCTCAGGCGTTTCGGCTACAACCAATAG
- a CDS encoding MbnP family protein: protein MTFQIKYIFAVMATALTLASCSNDNDTAASGRGKLEVEFDNVFGEANLILNGQENMTSQGETLTVSDVKYIISNIELTKEDGTVFVYPKSESYFIVSEANDVSHVLELANIPAGNYTRIKFGIGVDEAQYNLGETVQGDFFAAAQNEDMAWSWSAGYKHLLFEGTFTSSTVGTATPFMVHTGKSGANYNYTAVTLDFPEKALVRTNITPDVHIFADVAKIIDGSNKIKLTDNNMGGMGAMIMSGENLPLITTNLSDMFAVDHVHND from the coding sequence ATGACATTTCAAATCAAATATATATTTGCCGTTATGGCAACCGCGCTCACTTTGGCATCCTGTTCCAATGACAACGACACTGCTGCTTCCGGCAGGGGGAAACTCGAAGTGGAATTCGATAATGTTTTCGGCGAGGCGAACCTGATCCTGAATGGCCAGGAAAACATGACTTCCCAAGGAGAAACGTTGACTGTCTCCGATGTCAAATACATCATCAGCAACATCGAACTTACAAAAGAAGACGGCACCGTTTTCGTGTATCCAAAATCAGAAAGTTATTTTATCGTAAGCGAGGCGAATGACGTTAGCCATGTTTTGGAACTGGCGAACATTCCTGCAGGAAACTATACCAGGATTAAATTTGGTATTGGCGTAGACGAGGCCCAATACAATCTTGGGGAAACTGTTCAGGGTGATTTCTTCGCCGCCGCACAAAACGAGGACATGGCCTGGTCCTGGAGCGCAGGTTACAAACACCTGTTATTTGAAGGAACGTTTACTTCGTCAACAGTAGGCACTGCAACACCTTTTATGGTACACACCGGAAAATCCGGGGCGAATTACAACTACACCGCCGTCACGCTGGATTTTCCGGAAAAGGCATTGGTGAGGACAAACATTACGCCGGATGTGCACATTTTTGCTGATGTCGCCAAAATCATCGACGGCTCCAACAAAATCAAGCTAACGGACAACAACATGGGCGGCATGGGCGCGATGATCATGAGCGGTGAGAACCTGCCTTTGATTACGACAAACTTATCAGATATGTTTGCTGTAGACCATGTTCACAACGACTAA
- a CDS encoding cytochrome-c peroxidase, protein MKAKYILLFVLPLLWSCTDNDDDYVDVPINFKVPSNFPPLVYDIEKYPITEKGFELGRKLFYDGRLSLDGTVSCGFCHEQQSAFTHHGHTVSQGVNGLTGTRNSPSIQNLGYQTTFMYDGATDHLNLQPIIPITNPIEMDGNFSRIVAMMNGDYEYRRLFALAFPGKPINTENMLNAMGQFMVMVTSSNSRFDKFRRNEPGGILTQDEKDGYTIFTQKCSGCHATDLFTDNSFRNNGLAVNPIVNDVGRYRVTLDDADKYKFKVPSLRNVEKTKPYMHDGRFRTLEAVLDHYNSGVVSSATLDPELNKNGNLGIPLNASEKTKILAFLKTLTDNQYLTDKRFSEF, encoded by the coding sequence ATGAAAGCAAAATATATATTGTTATTCGTTTTGCCGTTGCTATGGAGCTGCACTGATAATGATGATGATTATGTTGATGTTCCCATCAATTTTAAGGTCCCTTCCAATTTTCCGCCATTGGTTTATGATATCGAAAAATATCCCATCACCGAAAAGGGATTCGAGCTCGGTCGTAAACTATTTTATGACGGCCGTCTGTCATTGGATGGGACAGTATCGTGTGGTTTTTGCCACGAACAGCAAAGTGCCTTTACGCATCACGGGCATACCGTAAGCCAGGGCGTGAACGGTTTAACCGGAACGAGGAACTCGCCTTCAATACAAAATCTGGGATACCAGACCACTTTTATGTACGACGGCGCGACGGACCACCTGAACCTGCAACCCATTATACCCATTACCAATCCGATCGAGATGGACGGCAATTTTTCACGGATTGTTGCCATGATGAACGGTGATTATGAGTACCGGAGATTGTTTGCATTGGCTTTTCCCGGTAAGCCCATAAATACCGAAAACATGCTCAATGCCATGGGGCAGTTCATGGTGATGGTGACCTCATCCAATTCCAGATTCGACAAATTCCGACGCAACGAACCGGGGGGCATACTGACGCAGGACGAAAAAGACGGTTACACCATTTTTACCCAAAAGTGTTCGGGTTGTCACGCAACAGATTTGTTTACCGACAATTCATTCCGGAACAACGGGCTCGCGGTAAATCCCATCGTAAATGACGTTGGACGGTACAGGGTCACGCTCGATGACGCAGACAAATACAAGTTCAAGGTCCCCAGCCTTCGGAATGTCGAGAAAACCAAACCGTACATGCATGACGGAAGGTTCCGGACACTGGAGGCTGTGCTGGACCATTACAATTCGGGCGTGGTGAGTTCGGCAACGCTTGACCCGGAACTCAATAAAAATGGGAATTTAGGCATCCCGTTAAACGCTTCGGAAAAGACAAAAATATTGGCCTTCCTCAAAACTTTAACCGACAATCAATACCTCACGGATAAACGATTTTCAGAATTTTAA